A genomic region of Arachis hypogaea cultivar Tifrunner chromosome 5, arahy.Tifrunner.gnm2.J5K5, whole genome shotgun sequence contains the following coding sequences:
- the LOC112799946 gene encoding O-fucosyltransferase 39-like isoform X1 translates to MAMEQNNNTSQPHKAMLFALAFLLSLNHASSMYTVYNPIKPRHSRLLKSAVQRETPTSQLSELWAPLEDHGWKPFVESTKPTALPEKSEGYIQVFLDGGLNQQRMGICDAVAVAKILNATLVIPYLEVNPVWRDSSSFSDIFDVDHFIDVLKDDISIVKELPDEYSWSTREYYSIAIRETRIKAAPVHASAHWYLENVLPVLQSYGIAAISPFSHRLSYDNLPMDIQYLRCKVNFQALVFVPHIRTLGDALINRLRYPQQADGEMSPNYIREVTGAGASNAGKFVVLHLRFDKDMAAHSACDFGGGKAEKLALAKYRQVMWQGRVVNSQFTDEELRGQGRCPMTPEEIGLLLAALGFDNSTRVYLASHKVYGGEARISTLRQLFPLMEDKKSLTSPEERTLIKGKASVLAALDYYIGVHSDIFISASPGNMHNAMVGHRTYLNLKTIRPNMALMGQLFLNKTMEWPEFQQSVIEGHENRQGQLRLRRPKQSIYTYPAPDCMCQAQ, encoded by the exons ATGGCAATGGAGCAGAACAACAATACTTCTCAGCCTCATAAGGCTATGCTGTTTGCACTTGCATTCTTACTCTCTCTCAACCATGCCTCTTCTATGTACACg GTCTATAATCCTATAAAACCTAGGCATTCGCGTCTTCTGAAGAGTGCTGTGCAACGCGAAACA CCAACATCACAACTTTCTGAACTTTGGGCACCTTTGGAAGACCATGGATGGAAACCTTTTGTTGAATCTACAAAGCCAA CAGCATTACCAGAAAAATCTGAGGGATATATCCAAGTATTTCTTGATGGCGGTTTGAACCAGCAGAGGATGGGG ataTGCGATGCAGTTGCTGTTGCAAAGATACTGAATGCAACTCTTGTGATCCCATACCTTGAAGTAAATCCTGTTTGGCGAGATTCCAG CTCCTTCTCTGATATATTTGATGTGGATCACTTCATTGATgtattgaaggatgatatttccATAGTTAAAGAGCTCCCTGATGAGTACTCCTGGAGCACAAGGGAGTACTATTCCATCGCTATTCGAGAAACCAGAATCAAGGCTGCACCCGTGCATGCATCAGCCCACTGGTATCTCGAAAATGTTTTACCTGTTCTGCAGAG CTATGGTATTGCTGCAATCTCTCCATTTTCTCACCGTCTGAGTTATGACAACTTACCTATGGATATCCAGTACCTGCGCTGTAAAGTCAACTTTCAGGCTTTAGTCTTTGTTCCGCATATTAGAACACTCGGAGATGCCCTTATAAACCGTCTGCGATATCCTCAACAAGCTGATGGAGAAATGAGCCCCAACTACATCCGAGAAGTCACTGGTGCTGGTGCTAGTAATGCAGGCAAATTTGTTGTTCTTCACCTTCGTTTTGATAAG GATATGGCAGCTCATTCAGCCTGTGATTTTGGTGGCGGAAAAGCTGAAAAGTTGGCCCTTGCAAAGTATAGACAGGTCATGTGGCAAGGAAGGGTGGTTAATTCCCAATTTACCGACGAGGAGTTGAGGGGTCAGGGCCGCTGCCCGATGACTCCAGAAGAGATTGGTTTACTACTAGCAGCTCTGGGATTCGACAACAGCACTCGCGTCTATCTTGCCTCGCACAAG GTTTATGGTGGAGAAGCAAGGATTTCAACTTTGAGGCAATTGTTTCCACTGATGGAAGACAAGAAGAGCCTTACTTCACCTGAGGAGAGGACCCTGATAAAGGGAAAAGCTTCTGTATTAGCTGCACTTGATTACTATATCGGCGTGCACAGTGACATTTTCATTTCCGCTTCTCCAGGAAATATGCACAATGCAATG GTTGGACATAGAACCTATTTGAACCTAAAGACCATAAGGCCAAACATGGCATTGATGGGGCAGCTTTTCCTCAATAAAACCATGGAATGGCCAGAATTTCAGCAATCAGTGATTGAAGGTCACGAAAATAGACAAGGGCAACTCAGGCTAAGAAGGCCAAAACAGTCAATATACACATACCCTGCACCAGATTGCATGTGCCAGGCTCAGTAg
- the LOC112799946 gene encoding O-fucosyltransferase 39-like isoform X2: MAMEQNNNTSQPHKAMLFALAFLLSLNHASSMYTVYNPIKPRHSRLLKSAVQRETPTSQLSELWAPLEDHGWKPFVESTKPTLPEKSEGYIQVFLDGGLNQQRMGICDAVAVAKILNATLVIPYLEVNPVWRDSSSFSDIFDVDHFIDVLKDDISIVKELPDEYSWSTREYYSIAIRETRIKAAPVHASAHWYLENVLPVLQSYGIAAISPFSHRLSYDNLPMDIQYLRCKVNFQALVFVPHIRTLGDALINRLRYPQQADGEMSPNYIREVTGAGASNAGKFVVLHLRFDKDMAAHSACDFGGGKAEKLALAKYRQVMWQGRVVNSQFTDEELRGQGRCPMTPEEIGLLLAALGFDNSTRVYLASHKVYGGEARISTLRQLFPLMEDKKSLTSPEERTLIKGKASVLAALDYYIGVHSDIFISASPGNMHNAMVGHRTYLNLKTIRPNMALMGQLFLNKTMEWPEFQQSVIEGHENRQGQLRLRRPKQSIYTYPAPDCMCQAQ; encoded by the exons ATGGCAATGGAGCAGAACAACAATACTTCTCAGCCTCATAAGGCTATGCTGTTTGCACTTGCATTCTTACTCTCTCTCAACCATGCCTCTTCTATGTACACg GTCTATAATCCTATAAAACCTAGGCATTCGCGTCTTCTGAAGAGTGCTGTGCAACGCGAAACA CCAACATCACAACTTTCTGAACTTTGGGCACCTTTGGAAGACCATGGATGGAAACCTTTTGTTGAATCTACAAAGCCAA CATTACCAGAAAAATCTGAGGGATATATCCAAGTATTTCTTGATGGCGGTTTGAACCAGCAGAGGATGGGG ataTGCGATGCAGTTGCTGTTGCAAAGATACTGAATGCAACTCTTGTGATCCCATACCTTGAAGTAAATCCTGTTTGGCGAGATTCCAG CTCCTTCTCTGATATATTTGATGTGGATCACTTCATTGATgtattgaaggatgatatttccATAGTTAAAGAGCTCCCTGATGAGTACTCCTGGAGCACAAGGGAGTACTATTCCATCGCTATTCGAGAAACCAGAATCAAGGCTGCACCCGTGCATGCATCAGCCCACTGGTATCTCGAAAATGTTTTACCTGTTCTGCAGAG CTATGGTATTGCTGCAATCTCTCCATTTTCTCACCGTCTGAGTTATGACAACTTACCTATGGATATCCAGTACCTGCGCTGTAAAGTCAACTTTCAGGCTTTAGTCTTTGTTCCGCATATTAGAACACTCGGAGATGCCCTTATAAACCGTCTGCGATATCCTCAACAAGCTGATGGAGAAATGAGCCCCAACTACATCCGAGAAGTCACTGGTGCTGGTGCTAGTAATGCAGGCAAATTTGTTGTTCTTCACCTTCGTTTTGATAAG GATATGGCAGCTCATTCAGCCTGTGATTTTGGTGGCGGAAAAGCTGAAAAGTTGGCCCTTGCAAAGTATAGACAGGTCATGTGGCAAGGAAGGGTGGTTAATTCCCAATTTACCGACGAGGAGTTGAGGGGTCAGGGCCGCTGCCCGATGACTCCAGAAGAGATTGGTTTACTACTAGCAGCTCTGGGATTCGACAACAGCACTCGCGTCTATCTTGCCTCGCACAAG GTTTATGGTGGAGAAGCAAGGATTTCAACTTTGAGGCAATTGTTTCCACTGATGGAAGACAAGAAGAGCCTTACTTCACCTGAGGAGAGGACCCTGATAAAGGGAAAAGCTTCTGTATTAGCTGCACTTGATTACTATATCGGCGTGCACAGTGACATTTTCATTTCCGCTTCTCCAGGAAATATGCACAATGCAATG GTTGGACATAGAACCTATTTGAACCTAAAGACCATAAGGCCAAACATGGCATTGATGGGGCAGCTTTTCCTCAATAAAACCATGGAATGGCCAGAATTTCAGCAATCAGTGATTGAAGGTCACGAAAATAGACAAGGGCAACTCAGGCTAAGAAGGCCAAAACAGTCAATATACACATACCCTGCACCAGATTGCATGTGCCAGGCTCAGTAg